AGCAGGTAGGTGGCCATGATGATAATCGCGAAAGCTGCTGTCACCTCCCATGCCATGTTGGATAGATTTGTTCTGTATGCTTGTCCATTCAGGCCGACCAACTGTTCAGCAGAAAGGTTCGTGAGCAGGAGGGAACCTGCAATAAAAGTGCCCGTCAGGCCTCGGCCTGCTAGGAAATAGCCTGCAGTATCACTGACTTCGCCTTTCGTCTTTATGTAAGAATACCAGGCGACCAGCCCCATGAAAAAAGCGGCAGAAATCAGAGTGAATCCAATACCCCCAATAATCATTCGTTGACACCCCTTGTTGTGAAATTATTTTAGATACTAAATAGCCTGCTTGCTAACTCTTTAAACCTTTAGCGTGATAAAATTTTCTTTTACCAAATATTAAAATTAGAAAATACTGGATTTAAGTAATATAATGATAGTAGAAATACTGAAATTAATGGACTGGAGTGGTTCAGATGGATTTTTCAATGGTGGTATCGGAGGATCGGATCAAGTGTGCTTACAATGACGGAGAGTTTGAAAATTTGCCTGGCTACGGGAAACCGTTGAACCTGGAAGATATGTCAGCCGTTCCAGAGGATCTGAGAATGGCCTACAAGATGCTGAAAAATGCCGGTTTCTCTCCGGAAGAACAGCGGTTAAGGCAGGAAGTGATGTCTATCGAAGACCTGATCCGCAACTGTGAAAATCCAGATGAAAAGAACAGGCTTAACCAGGAGCTAAGCCAGAAGCTGCTTCGGTACAATAAAATCATGTCGAGCCGGGGAGCTAAAACAAATTCCTCTCTATTTAAAAATTACGAACGGAAAATTGAAAAGAAGCTATTATAAAGTAAAGGGCCAGGCGGAGATATCCAGCCTGGCCCTTCTGTTATTAGGTAAGTATAAAAATCTTCGCGTCGAGAAATGTCCAGCTCCAGCGCCTAGCCCCTCGAGTCGCTTGTCTAGTGTCGCCTCCTAGAAACTCCGAAACTTCAACTCCGCCGGCAGAAGCAAAAAGCGCTTCTTTGCCGGAGTCTCCAGTTTCTGCGTTTCTGGGCAGTCGGCTATACTTTTCGATTTCGGTCCTGCCAATGAAGTCAAAGAACGACTTCACTGTCAGGACCTCCAGCGCTTGTCGGGGCTGATCAAGGCGCTTGCGCTTTTCTTATTACGCTCCGAGTGTTTTGATCTTCTCTGCAGCAGCTGCTGTTTGGCTTACGTATGCTGCGATTGTCTCGTTATCGTCGTTCAATGTTTCAATCGTTGCATTCATTTCCTCCAGGCCTGCGGTTGCCTGCTCGATAATGGCAGCCAACTCACGTGTTGATGCTTCGACATCACCTGTCTGGCTTTTGACATCACTGACAGTCAATTCAAACTGTCCGAATTGGTTTGTCAGTTCACGAAGTGTTGAGCTGACTTCCGAGAAGAAACCGGAAACTTCTTCAACTGCTGAACGGCTCTCTGTAAGCTTTTCGCTGCTGTCGTTCATTTTTTCCAGAGCTGCAGAGTTTGTTTCGTTCACGGCAGTAAGATTCTCGGTAATCTGGATGGCTGTTTCTTTTGTCATTTCTGCCAGCTTGCGGATTTCGTTGGCAACGACTGAGAAGCCTTTGCCAGCCTCGCCGGCGCGCGCGGCTTCAATCGAGGCATTGAGGGCAAGCAGGTTCGTTTGCTCTGTGATGTTGCGGATGTTGACAATGAAGCCGTTCGTTTCCTCAATTTTCTTTGTAAGCATAGAGAAAGTCTGGCTCAGCTCGGAGATCGAAGAAGCAAGCTCTTTCATGTCGCCCTGAAGCTCGGTGATTTTAACTGAGCCGCTTTCGGATGCTCTTGCAGCCTGTAAAGTATTGTCAGAGAGCAGGACAGACATATCGGACATTTCATCCATTCTTTGCTTTGTCATTTCTGCATTTTCAGAAATATGGTTGATTTGCTCCGTCTGTACCTGGCTTCCGGCAGAAATTTCATTTACGGCGATCTTCATTTCTGTTTGTGAAGACAGATGTGTCTGGATTTGTTCGTTAATCTTGCCAAGGCTTTCAGTAACGACAAGAAGCTCACCATGAAGCAAAGCGCTGTGCTGCTCTTTACGGACCTTTTCGTTTTCAGAATCAGCAAGGAAGGTCTCCAGCGATTTAAAGGCAGCCTTGTTCAAACGGATCAAGACGAACAGAACGGCGCCGATTAAAA
This window of the Mesobacillus jeotgali genome carries:
- a CDS encoding DnaJ family domain-containing protein, whose protein sequence is MDFSMVVSEDRIKCAYNDGEFENLPGYGKPLNLEDMSAVPEDLRMAYKMLKNAGFSPEEQRLRQEVMSIEDLIRNCENPDEKNRLNQELSQKLLRYNKIMSSRGAKTNSSLFKNYERKIEKKLL
- a CDS encoding methyl-accepting chemotaxis protein yields the protein MEAIQNLRRQDTKKKNILMLSTYSVSLIATAAYTLIEKEPIVKTMVYVSELSFFVLFFLIFQLWLKKESLFPYAAFAAIFIHHFFYIGMFGGNGAFLLVLLFLAVFSAIHFDIKIFVTGFSLGLVAVVMNTLLATENQDFLSSTFTAILLCYILIGAVLFVLIRLNKAAFKSLETFLADSENEKVRKEQHSALLHGELLVVTESLGKINEQIQTHLSSQTEMKIAVNEISAGSQVQTEQINHISENAEMTKQRMDEMSDMSVLLSDNTLQAARASESGSVKITELQGDMKELASSISELSQTFSMLTKKIEETNGFIVNIRNITEQTNLLALNASIEAARAGEAGKGFSVVANEIRKLAEMTKETAIQITENLTAVNETNSAALEKMNDSSEKLTESRSAVEEVSGFFSEVSSTLRELTNQFGQFELTVSDVKSQTGDVEASTRELAAIIEQATAGLEEMNATIETLNDDNETIAAYVSQTAAAAEKIKTLGA